The Candidatus Hydrogenedentota bacterium genome has a segment encoding these proteins:
- the ftsA gene encoding cell division protein FtsA — MAAKSEVVAAVDFGSREIRVLIGRHFANGITKILGYGSAPSDGYVEFGAIQDAAAAELAFKSALRDAKQMANARIFKIYCGLQGETLHSRRYEGKAPIENGVVKPEHLAKVRDNAAIGLNAPDKLPVSCIMSEEWKVDNMPVVDPLDMKGSALQGNIRFIQLPVFLENNLRSCVEKQGIEIADFVFMPIAAAYGCLTREDKQIGAAVVNMGKSCTGITTFLNGSIVDVTTRPFSSGLIISDVAAGLKTTFEEAAELVHEYGINRNQFDKNNAVPDYNPDAIKDEDKVIIKLNQTATGEPATADRAYLEFIIALRAKELGEEINKYLEAKKLTKMLARGIVITGGGALIENQDMVIQQECGLDTRIGVPIGYDEIPEAINKPDWSPVAGVLNYAVAQRRVNRKRQGIMSFGNENSRLEALRRFFNRFVI, encoded by the coding sequence ATGGCAGCGAAAAGTGAAGTCGTGGCTGCAGTTGACTTTGGGAGCCGTGAAATCCGGGTACTGATAGGTCGGCATTTTGCGAATGGCATAACAAAAATATTGGGCTATGGCAGCGCGCCTTCCGACGGCTATGTTGAATTCGGAGCCATACAAGATGCGGCAGCAGCTGAGCTGGCTTTTAAATCTGCCCTGCGTGACGCCAAACAAATGGCGAATGCACGTATCTTTAAGATCTATTGCGGACTCCAAGGCGAAACACTTCACTCCCGGCGCTACGAAGGAAAAGCGCCGATTGAAAATGGTGTTGTCAAACCTGAACATCTTGCCAAGGTCAGGGATAATGCTGCAATAGGGCTGAATGCGCCGGATAAACTTCCTGTATCCTGCATTATGTCGGAGGAATGGAAAGTTGACAATATGCCTGTTGTCGATCCTCTCGATATGAAGGGATCGGCATTGCAGGGAAATATTCGCTTTATACAATTGCCTGTATTTCTTGAAAATAATCTGCGCTCTTGTGTGGAGAAACAAGGGATTGAGATTGCAGATTTTGTGTTTATGCCCATCGCTGCCGCCTATGGCTGTCTCACACGTGAAGATAAGCAAATCGGCGCGGCGGTGGTTAACATGGGGAAATCGTGTACAGGTATCACCACCTTTCTAAACGGAAGTATTGTCGATGTGACCACGCGGCCTTTTAGCAGCGGGTTAATTATCTCGGATGTGGCAGCGGGCTTAAAAACTACCTTTGAAGAGGCCGCTGAATTGGTGCACGAGTATGGAATCAATCGAAATCAATTTGATAAAAATAATGCGGTGCCGGATTATAACCCTGACGCAATCAAGGATGAAGATAAGGTAATTATAAAATTAAATCAAACTGCTACCGGAGAACCCGCAACAGCAGATAGGGCTTATTTAGAATTTATTATCGCATTACGGGCAAAAGAATTAGGGGAAGAAATCAACAAATATTTGGAAGCGAAAAAACTGACGAAGATGTTAGCGAGAGGAATAGTTATCACGGGCGGCGGAGCGCTCATTGAAAATCAAGATATGGTCATACAACAAGAATGCGGCTTGGATACGCGTATCGGTGTGCCCATCGGGTATGATGAAATCCCTGAAGCGATCAACAAACCCGATTGGAGCCCTGTAGCCGGCGTACTTAATTATGCCGTGGCGCAGCGGCGCGTCAACCGAAAACGCCAAGGAATTATGTCTTTCGGGAATGAAAATTCCAGATTGGAGGCCTTGCGCCGTTTCTTCAATCGCTTTGTCATCTAA